The sequence below is a genomic window from Haloferax mediterranei ATCC 33500.
GGATTACTGACCTTCAGGCGGAACCGCTCGACCCCGACATTATCATTAAGCATAATCCGTTTCGCGCACTCATCCTCGGCGTTCCGGGGTCACTGCTCTTGATTCGGGTTCGACCGTCGTCGGGACGGAACTGACCCCCGTTTAGGGAGGATAATTGGCGGTCGTTATCGGATTTTTCGACCAACTGGTTCGGACAATCGCGTCTGACGACGCTATAGTAGCGTTTGCAACTGGTGACACATCCGTTCGTACAGTTCTTCATTGTTGCAAGAATCTTTGGCTCAGCTGATAGTGTGTATTCCCGTCTGCCGGACTCATTCGAACCAGACGAATTACCGACTATCGACGTGCTGCTTCCTGCGTACAAAGAGGGAAACGTAATCCATCAAGCGATTGAATCTATTCAAGGAGCAGACTACCCTCAAGAGTTGATTAATATCAATGTTCTCGTCGAACCCGACGACAGCAACACTAGAGATGCGCTTGAGCGTCTCTCAGGGCCTTACAACGAGATTGTCGTACCCGAAGAGTATCCCGGGGAACCGAACAAACCGAGAGCCCTCAATTACGGGTTCGAACTAACTGACGGTGACCTTGTCGGGGTTATCGATGCTGAAGACGTTGTCGACCCGAAGCTGTTTCTAAAAATCGCTAACGCACTCACTGTAGAGAACTTCGACTATCTACAGGGGAAGCTCGATATGGTAAATGAAGGCGACGGGTGGAGAAATCTGGTTTTCCGTGGTGAGTACGCATTCTGGTTCCGGCTCTTACTTCCAAGCTTCCACTTCGTCGGGTATCCGGTTCCGCTCGGTGGGACGACGAACTTCTTTCACCGACACGTTTTGGAGGAGATTAGCGAACGCCGTCTCGACCAGTATGGGTCCATTTGGGATGACGAAGCACGAGCGTGGCTTACCGAGAACGGTCTTCAGGGTCGTATCCCGTGGGACCCACAAAATGTGACCGAGGACTTCGAACTGGGGATTTTCCTCTGGAAAGAGGGGTACGAAATGACACTCATCGACTCGGTTACCCGTGAGGAATCACCGCTTGCAGCCGACGTTTGGGTCCGGCAACGCACCCGTTGGCAGAAAGGAAAGATATACACGCTCATCCAATACGCCCACCACCCTCCGCAGGGATGGGCTGCAAAGCTCCACGGCTATTTCCAGTCGTTTCTCCCGCACTTAGCGCCGATCAACATTATTGGAATCGTCCTGTTGACCATGATTGCGAACCTGCTTCAGTACACGGTCCCGCTTGCTGTCCGGATCGTTCTGACACTCGGAATCGTGTTCCTCGTCGAACTGTTCTTCTTCCACTCGGGCGGCTACTGGATTGTCTCTGAGGAGGAAATACCTCGACGCACGCTGCGAGCAGTGCTGATTCCACTCGTTGTCCCGCTTTACTGGGTCTTGCTCTGGGGTGCAGAACTTCGCGCGATTAAGCAAGTCTATCTTAAACAACTCCACTGGGAAAAAACGGAACACCACGGCCGAAACAGTTCGAACTAATCGAAACTACAGACTCAATCACAACCACGGACTGACAAACCAGTCGGCTGGTTGCTTCGATTTCCGGGTTTACAAAACAGAGAAAGCCAGGAGTGGGATTTGAACCCACGAAGTCTCGATTACAAGTCGAGTGCATGAACCGCCCATGCTCTCCTGGCGCATTTTCCGATTATCCGTCCTCCTTTGAGTGTGTATCGTTTTCCATCGATTTCTCCAGTTCGATTCGGTGGGGGGAATAGCCGTGCCGACGGTAGAACCGACGGGCCGAATCGTTCGCTGCCATCACGTCCAACGCAATCGCCCCGACGCCAGCATCCCGTAGTTCCGTCTCTGCCGCATCCAGTAGACGACTACCGATTCCCGAATCACGTCTGTCCGGGACGACGAACAGATTACGGACGGTCCCACGGGTAATGTCCTGTTCGTATGCGCCCGTCTCGACATCGAACATGACGAACCCGGCGATGTCCCGCTTGTGGTCGTCATCGTCGGCTTCCGTTTCAGTCGCCTCGTCGCGCGCGACGAGTACACCACCGACTGAGAGATGGTACGCCATCGACTCGCGTACCACTGTCCTGTTGGCGTCAGCACCGAGGTGTGAGCCGAAGGCCCGCTGCCCGCTTGCGAGGTCGACCCACATGTCGGCGAGCGTGTCGAGGTCCGACCACTCGGCCGAAGTGACGCGCATACCCTCTTGTCTGGGCGCAACGCGTTTTTACATATCGTTGTTTCTCATCCAATCACACCCCGGTGAATAGAACTCAGTTGTCAATTCTGGGTAATCGATGGAGAAAGACTTATGTTTGATTATCGTCCGCACATACCATGAGGATAGTTATCAATGGGTATTGCAGAAACATACACCCGTGGAAGGCGGTTCGCCATCGAGCGCCCGTTTGCGCTCGTACTGGCAGTCATCGCAGTAGCACTGCTCGGTGACCTGCTTCTCGGGATTGTAACTGGGCAGACACAGTTTGCCGATATTGGCACACTGGTCTGGGATGGTCTGATGCGCGGGCTCGTAATCGGCCTCGCAGGCATCGGGTTGTCGATGACGTACAGTATTCTGAACTTCGCGAACTTTTCGCACGGCGACTACATCACGGCCGGGGCATTTTCCGGCTGGGCGACGACGTACCTCATCGCCGGTCTCGGCAGGGCTGACGTGGGCGCACTCCTGTTAGTCGGAGCAGGTGGCTCTGTCTACGGCGGGACCCTCGACATCGGAATGCTCTCGACGCCGCTCGCCGTCGTCGCTGGCATCATCGTCGCCGGTGGCTCCACTATCGCGCTGTCGCTCGCGGTGGACCGGACCGTCTTCCGGCCGATTCGGAGCGAAGACGGTGTCACGCTCCTCATCACGAGTATCGGTATCGCGTTTGCGCTTCGCTACGTGATGCAGTTCGTCTTCGGGTCAGCCGTTCGCGGGACGACCGCACAACCGCCGTCCCTCGGACTCTACCTCATCGACGGCACTGTTTTCATCAATGCACACGACATCACGCTCCTCATCGTCGCATCCGGGCTGATGCTCGGCGTCCACCTACTCCTGCAGCGGACGAAACTCGGAAAGGCGATGCGCGCGATGGCTGACAATCAGGACCTCGCGCTCATCACCGGTATCCCGACCGAACGCGTCGTCCGCGCGACGTGGGTCATCGGTGGCGGCCTCACGGGTGTCGCAGGATACATGTTTATCCTCTGGAAGGGGACACTCGGCTTCAACGATGGATGGCTCTTGCTACTCCTCATCTTCGCGGCTGTCATCCTCGGCGGCATCGGGTCCATCTACGGCGCGATTACCGGGGGGCTCGTCATCGGGCTGACGGCGTCGATGTCGGTCCTGTGGATTCCGTCCGCGTTCGCGCGGGCCGCCGCGTTCGTCGTGATGATTGTCATCCTGCTCGTGAAACCGTCCGGTCTCTTCAGTGGGAGGGCCACAGCATGAGCGTCCGCGACGACATCGCCGCTCGCGTTCCAGGCGGCGACACGGGTCTCATCGTCCTCGTCCTCGCGTCGGCGTACCTGCTGTACGTCCTCGCGGGTATCGGGCTTGGGTACGACCTTCGCGGGCAACTGAACTCCATCGCCACGCTGACGTTCTACATCGGCGTGTTCGCGATGCTATCGCTCGCGCTCAACCTCCATTGGGGGTACACCGGGCTGTTCAACATCGGCATCGTCGGCTTCATGGCCGTCGGTGTGTACGTGATGGCGCTCGTCTCGAAACCAACCTTCGTCGCCGGCGGCGCAGCGCAGGTCGGGGGGCTTGGCCTGCCGCTGTGGGTCGGTATCCTCGCGGGCATGGTTGCGGCTGCGCTGTTGGGTCTCGTAGTCGCGCTTCCTGCACTCCGGTTGCGGGCGGACTACTTGGCAATCGTGACGATTGCGATGTCAGAAATCGTCCGATTCAGTTTCCTCTCGGGCGAACTCCAGCAGTTCTCGCTGTTCGGAAATACCGTCGGATTCGGTGGCGGGTCGGGTCTCATCCTCGACTTCGTTCCGCCACTCGAAGCGTTGTTCCAGTCGGTGGGACTCTGGGGAGTTTACCTCGGACTCATCGACGCGTTCCAGGTCATCGTTCCGACGAATCCCAAGCCGGTCGTCGACGGTATCGTCTACGGCCTGTTGCTCCTCGGCTTCGTCACCGCGTTCTACTGGTTGCTCAAGCGCACCGGTGAATCGCCCTTCGGTCGCGTACTGAAGGCCATCCGCGAGGACGAAGACGTGGCAAACGCGCTCGGTAAGGACACTGATAAGTTCAAGATCAAGTCGTTCATGCTCGGCTGTGCCCTCATGGGCCTTGCCGGTATCCTCTGGCTCATGCCGCAGGGTGCTGTGACGCCGAACTTCTTCCGGCCGCGCGTGACGTTCTTCGTCTGGATCGCCCTCATCATCGGTGGGGCGGGGTCGAACACCGGCAGCGTCCTCGGCGGCGCGGTGTTCGCCGCAGTGCTCTACCAAGGGCCACGGTACTTCCAGAACCTCGTGTCGACGGTGTTCCCCAACCTCGACTCGCCGTCAGGATTCGGACAGGCTATCGGGCCGTTCATCTCGCAACTCGACCCCGTACCGTTCCTGCTCTACACGGTCGACAGCATCCGACAACTCCAGCTTGTGGTAATGGGTCTCGTGCTCATCTGGTTGATGCACAACCGGCCGGAGGGACTTCTCGGCCACCGCAAAGAGACGGCCTCCGTCATCTCGCTGTCGCGTCCGAAGTCGATGGCGACTGACGGTGGGACGGTAGAGGGGGGTGAAGACGAATGAGTGACGCTGCCTCACCACCTGTCGACGATGTCGCGAAGAAAGTCGATGAAGATGCACTGGGGGCGTTCGCCTCGGGCGTCGACACGACGGTCGACTTCCCGCTGCAGGTCGAGGGACTGCACAAGTCGTTCGGCGGTATCACCGCCGTTGACGGCGCGTCCTTCGAGGTCGAAGCCGGGACGCTTACGGGTCTCATCGGTCCGAACGGGGCCGGTAAGTCCACGACGTTCAACCTCATCACGGGGATGCTCAAACCCGATTCGGGAACGGTCACGTTCAACGGTGAGGACATCACCGGCGAGGAACCGCACGAAATCGCCAACCGCGGCATGGTTCGGACGTTCCAAATCGCTCGCGAACTGAGCGACATGACTGTCCTCGAAAATATGATGCTCGCGCCGAAGCACCAGCGCGGCGAAGAACTGTGGCGCTCCGTCATGCCGGGCGTCCGCGACGACGTTCGCGAACAAGAAGAGGAACTCCTCGAACGTGTCTGGGCAGTCCTCGACTTCTTCGACATCGACCACATCGCCGAAGAGTACGCGGGCAACCTCTCGGGCGGCCAGCGGAAACTCCTCGAAATGGCGCGGGCACTTCTCACCGACCCCGATATGCTGCTCCTCGACGAGCCATTCGCGGGAGTCAACCCGACGCTCGAAAAGAAGTTACTCAAACACATCCACGAACTCCGCGAGCAGGGCTACACGTTCCTGCTCGTCGAACACGACATGGACCTCATCATGAACAACTGTGAACACGTCATCGTCCTCCATCAGGGGAAGGTTCTCACTGAGGGGACACCGGACGACATTCGGAGCAACGAAGAGGTCATCGAGGCCTACCTCGGAGGGAACGTATGAGCGTCGACGCTAACACCAGTGCGACGAGCGGTGCGGGCGTCGAAGACCGAAGCGACGTACTTCTGCGCGTCCGCAACCTCGATGCTGGCTACGGCGACCTGCAAATCCTCACCGACGTCGACATGGACGTGTTCGACGGCGAGTACGTCACTATCGTCGGCCCGAACGGGGCAGGCAAGTCGACGACCATGAAATCCGTCTTCGGGCTGACCGCCCTCATGGGCGGGGAAGTCCAGTTCAAAGAAGAGGATATCACCGGCCGACGCCCCGAAGATATCATCCACGTCGGTATCGGCTACGTCCCGCAGAACGACAACGTGTTTCCCACACTGACGGTCGAAGAGAACCTCGAAATGGGCGCGTACATCCTCGATGAGGTGCCGTCAGAGGCGATGCGGGCAGTCTACGACAGGTTCCCGATTCTCGAAGAGCGCAAACACCAGAAGGCGGGCACCATGTCCGGCGG
It includes:
- a CDS encoding glycosyltransferase, with product MTHPFVQFFIVARIFGSADSVYSRLPDSFEPDELPTIDVLLPAYKEGNVIHQAIESIQGADYPQELININVLVEPDDSNTRDALERLSGPYNEIVVPEEYPGEPNKPRALNYGFELTDGDLVGVIDAEDVVDPKLFLKIANALTVENFDYLQGKLDMVNEGDGWRNLVFRGEYAFWFRLLLPSFHFVGYPVPLGGTTNFFHRHVLEEISERRLDQYGSIWDDEARAWLTENGLQGRIPWDPQNVTEDFELGIFLWKEGYEMTLIDSVTREESPLAADVWVRQRTRWQKGKIYTLIQYAHHPPQGWAAKLHGYFQSFLPHLAPINIIGIVLLTMIANLLQYTVPLAVRIVLTLGIVFLVELFFFHSGGYWIVSEEEIPRRTLRAVLIPLVVPLYWVLLWGAELRAIKQVYLKQLHWEKTEHHGRNSSN
- a CDS encoding GNAT family N-acetyltransferase; its protein translation is MRVTSAEWSDLDTLADMWVDLASGQRAFGSHLGADANRTVVRESMAYHLSVGGVLVARDEATETEADDDDHKRDIAGFVMFDVETGAYEQDITRGTVRNLFVVPDRRDSGIGSRLLDAAETELRDAGVGAIALDVMAANDSARRFYRRHGYSPHRIELEKSMENDTHSKEDG
- a CDS encoding branched-chain amino acid ABC transporter permease yields the protein MRGLVIGLAGIGLSMTYSILNFANFSHGDYITAGAFSGWATTYLIAGLGRADVGALLLVGAGGSVYGGTLDIGMLSTPLAVVAGIIVAGGSTIALSLAVDRTVFRPIRSEDGVTLLITSIGIAFALRYVMQFVFGSAVRGTTAQPPSLGLYLIDGTVFINAHDITLLIVASGLMLGVHLLLQRTKLGKAMRAMADNQDLALITGIPTERVVRATWVIGGGLTGVAGYMFILWKGTLGFNDGWLLLLLIFAAVILGGIGSIYGAITGGLVIGLTASMSVLWIPSAFARAAAFVVMIVILLVKPSGLFSGRATA
- a CDS encoding branched-chain amino acid ABC transporter permease, which codes for MSVRDDIAARVPGGDTGLIVLVLASAYLLYVLAGIGLGYDLRGQLNSIATLTFYIGVFAMLSLALNLHWGYTGLFNIGIVGFMAVGVYVMALVSKPTFVAGGAAQVGGLGLPLWVGILAGMVAAALLGLVVALPALRLRADYLAIVTIAMSEIVRFSFLSGELQQFSLFGNTVGFGGGSGLILDFVPPLEALFQSVGLWGVYLGLIDAFQVIVPTNPKPVVDGIVYGLLLLGFVTAFYWLLKRTGESPFGRVLKAIREDEDVANALGKDTDKFKIKSFMLGCALMGLAGILWLMPQGAVTPNFFRPRVTFFVWIALIIGGAGSNTGSVLGGAVFAAVLYQGPRYFQNLVSTVFPNLDSPSGFGQAIGPFISQLDPVPFLLYTVDSIRQLQLVVMGLVLIWLMHNRPEGLLGHRKETASVISLSRPKSMATDGGTVEGGEDE
- a CDS encoding ABC transporter ATP-binding protein, yielding MSDAASPPVDDVAKKVDEDALGAFASGVDTTVDFPLQVEGLHKSFGGITAVDGASFEVEAGTLTGLIGPNGAGKSTTFNLITGMLKPDSGTVTFNGEDITGEEPHEIANRGMVRTFQIARELSDMTVLENMMLAPKHQRGEELWRSVMPGVRDDVREQEEELLERVWAVLDFFDIDHIAEEYAGNLSGGQRKLLEMARALLTDPDMLLLDEPFAGVNPTLEKKLLKHIHELREQGYTFLLVEHDMDLIMNNCEHVIVLHQGKVLTEGTPDDIRSNEEVIEAYLGGNV
- a CDS encoding ABC transporter ATP-binding protein, with amino-acid sequence MSVDANTSATSGAGVEDRSDVLLRVRNLDAGYGDLQILTDVDMDVFDGEYVTIVGPNGAGKSTTMKSVFGLTALMGGEVQFKEEDITGRRPEDIIHVGIGYVPQNDNVFPTLTVEENLEMGAYILDEVPSEAMRAVYDRFPILEERKHQKAGTMSGGQQQMLAMGRALMLDPDLLLLDEPSAGLAPDLVEEMFDKIDEINEAGTAVLMVEQNAKEALRRCDRGYVLANGQNRYMDTGTALLEDEQVRQDFLGG